Proteins encoded within one genomic window of Streptomyces sp. NBC_01237:
- a CDS encoding AfsR/SARP family transcriptional regulator: MRIQLLGPVRVLHGAVRHDVPTAGRRAVLGLLGLAGGRPVSRAEFIDALWSHDPPNSAVNVIQTHVKHLRKLLEPQRSPRAPSSVLPSAGDGYVLPTEACAVDIRAFRGVLTRAAAARRAGDHTDALALFDSALGLWRADSPLSDVPALAAHPATRALVEERFAALAAKGETLLSAGAADEAVALFEQAAHARPLDEAALARLIRGYDAAGRRAAAVDTYHEVRRRLAEELGMDPGPELIAAYQALLTHDARHTTGPPMRRLVPATLPGDVPDFVGRQRELAELEQALTRPEGAAVPVAVISGTAGVGKTALALHWSHGVRSRFPDGQLYVDLRGYDPQQPLSGSEALTRLLSALGLPAHEIPLDEADRVARYRTELNGRHVLIVLDNVSSVEQVRPLLPGTGSCSVVVTSRDTLGGLIARHGARRVNLDLLPMSDSLDLLRRLIGDRVDSRTGVGEELALQCVGLPLALRVAAELAATLHTTPLPYLVSELADSRRRLGMLDSVGNSVSAVFSWSYEHLPAAAARLFRLLGLQFGPHISLSASAALAGRSPDDTRQALTTLTRAHLVHFVGPDRFGMHDLLRAYTTTLAHDHVTPADRAGAQRRLVDYYLHTAYAATTLLGPRDAISLPPPAPDVPPAAFTDRDSASTWFASEHRTLLAAVESAPDSHVGLLARAISTYLEQRGHWPDWVATQHAALDAAQRLDDRPGIGAALGELGRANARMGRYGEAGLLLRRAVLLFHELSDPLGQAHCHNTLTLVFERQHDFASALAEATSALANYRLVENRLGQARALNNMGWCNTRLGRYPTARECCEQALSLQREIGDRNGESATLDTLGLVYHRVGRHREAIACYEQALRIYREFGDRFNEASLLTHLADSADSAGDPGTALEARKNARDILAEFGHTTGAVQD, encoded by the coding sequence GTGCGGATCCAACTGCTGGGCCCGGTCAGAGTGCTGCACGGGGCGGTCCGGCACGACGTACCGACGGCGGGACGGCGGGCCGTTCTCGGTCTCCTCGGGCTGGCCGGCGGCCGCCCGGTGTCCCGCGCGGAGTTCATCGACGCCCTGTGGTCGCACGACCCGCCCAACTCGGCGGTCAACGTGATCCAGACGCATGTGAAGCATCTGCGGAAGCTGCTCGAACCCCAGCGCTCGCCCCGCGCCCCCAGTTCTGTCCTGCCCTCCGCCGGCGACGGCTACGTACTGCCCACGGAGGCCTGCGCCGTCGACATCCGCGCGTTCCGAGGTGTCCTGACCCGAGCGGCAGCGGCCCGGCGGGCAGGGGATCACACGGACGCCCTCGCGCTGTTCGACTCGGCACTGGGGCTCTGGCGGGCCGACTCCCCGCTCTCCGACGTCCCTGCGCTGGCCGCCCATCCCGCGACCCGCGCCCTGGTCGAGGAACGGTTCGCGGCCCTGGCGGCCAAGGGCGAGACGTTACTGTCCGCCGGGGCCGCCGACGAAGCGGTCGCCCTCTTCGAGCAGGCAGCCCACGCACGTCCCCTGGACGAGGCCGCGCTGGCCCGGTTGATCCGTGGCTACGACGCCGCGGGGCGACGGGCGGCGGCCGTCGACACCTACCACGAGGTACGGCGCAGGCTGGCCGAGGAGCTCGGGATGGACCCGGGCCCCGAGCTGATCGCCGCCTACCAGGCGCTGCTGACGCACGACGCCCGGCACACCACGGGGCCCCCGATGCGCAGGCTGGTGCCCGCGACGCTGCCGGGTGACGTGCCCGACTTCGTCGGCCGGCAGCGTGAACTGGCCGAACTCGAGCAGGCCCTGACCCGGCCGGAGGGCGCGGCGGTCCCCGTGGCCGTGATCTCCGGAACCGCCGGCGTCGGCAAGACGGCACTCGCCCTGCACTGGTCGCACGGCGTCAGGTCGAGATTCCCGGACGGCCAGCTCTACGTCGACCTGCGGGGCTACGACCCACAGCAGCCGCTGTCCGGCAGCGAGGCCCTGACCCGGCTGCTGTCCGCGCTGGGCCTGCCCGCCCATGAGATCCCCCTGGACGAGGCCGATCGGGTGGCCCGGTACCGGACCGAACTCAACGGGCGCCACGTCCTCATCGTGCTCGACAACGTTTCCTCGGTGGAGCAGGTGCGCCCACTGCTCCCCGGAACGGGATCCTGCTCGGTGGTGGTGACCAGCCGTGACACCCTGGGCGGGCTGATCGCTCGGCACGGGGCCCGGAGGGTCAACCTCGACCTGCTGCCGATGAGCGACTCGCTGGACCTGCTGCGCAGGCTGATCGGTGACCGCGTGGACAGCAGGACGGGGGTCGGTGAGGAACTGGCGCTCCAATGCGTGGGGTTGCCCCTCGCGCTGCGGGTGGCAGCCGAGCTCGCGGCCACGCTGCATACCACCCCGCTGCCGTATCTGGTCTCCGAACTGGCCGACAGCCGGCGGCGCCTCGGCATGCTGGACTCGGTCGGCAATTCGGTCAGTGCGGTGTTCTCCTGGTCCTACGAGCACCTGCCGGCGGCCGCCGCGCGCCTCTTCCGGCTTCTCGGCCTCCAGTTCGGGCCCCATATCTCTCTGAGCGCGTCCGCCGCCCTGGCCGGGCGCAGTCCGGACGACACCCGCCAGGCGCTGACCACGCTCACCCGCGCACACCTGGTGCACTTCGTCGGCCCGGACAGGTTCGGCATGCACGACCTGCTGCGGGCGTACACCACCACGCTGGCGCACGACCACGTCACACCCGCCGACCGGGCGGGTGCCCAGCGGCGGCTCGTCGACTACTACCTGCACACCGCGTACGCCGCCACCACGCTCCTGGGCCCGCGTGATGCGATCAGCCTTCCCCCGCCCGCGCCGGACGTGCCGCCGGCGGCGTTCACGGACCGCGACAGCGCCTCGACGTGGTTCGCCTCCGAGCACCGGACCCTGCTCGCCGCGGTCGAATCGGCCCCCGACAGCCATGTGGGTCTGCTGGCCAGGGCGATATCGACCTACCTGGAACAGCGCGGCCACTGGCCCGACTGGGTGGCCACCCAGCACGCCGCGCTGGACGCCGCGCAGCGGCTGGACGATCGGCCGGGGATCGGCGCGGCGCTCGGTGAACTGGGGCGCGCCAACGCCAGGATGGGCCGCTACGGGGAAGCCGGCCTCCTCCTGCGCCGGGCCGTCCTGCTCTTTCACGAGCTCAGCGACCCGCTCGGACAGGCGCACTGTCACAACACCCTGACCCTGGTGTTCGAGCGGCAGCACGACTTCGCCTCCGCACTGGCGGAGGCGACCTCCGCACTGGCGAACTACCGGTTGGTCGAAAACCGGTTGGGCCAGGCCCGGGCGCTCAACAACATGGGCTGGTGCAACACCCGGCTCGGCCGGTATCCCACGGCCCGCGAATGCTGCGAGCAGGCTCTGTCCCTCCAGCGGGAGATCGGTGACCGCAACGGCGAGAGCGCCACCTTGGACACCCTCGGCCTGGTGTACCACCGGGTGGGACGGCACCGGGAAGCCATTGCCTGCTACGAACAAGCCCTCCGCATCTACCGCGAGTTCGGCGACCGGTTCAACGAGGCATCCCTGCTCACTCACCTGGCCGACTCGGCGGACTCGGCGGGCGATCCGGGAACCGCTCTGGAGGCGCGGAAGAACGCCCGTGACATCCTTGCCGAGTTCGGCCACACGACCGGCGCCGTCCAGGACTGA
- a CDS encoding response regulator transcription factor gives MPRVLLVEDDPSVREGVEIGLRRRGHEVLAAATGEAGLKALRAFRPDLLLLDLMLPAMSGVEVCRRVRAAGQLPIIMLTARGDDTDIVVGLEAGADDYIVKPARSEVIEARIRAVLRRVEGPVDARPAVEHHGELDIDRAGHSVVKSGDQIALAPSELKLLLHLSAVPGQVFSRQRLLEEVWEHSYHSDVRLVDACVRRLRAKIEDPSRDPRYIQTLRGFGYRFGPL, from the coding sequence ATGCCACGCGTACTCCTCGTCGAAGACGACCCCTCCGTGCGCGAGGGCGTCGAGATCGGGCTGCGCCGGCGCGGGCACGAAGTCCTCGCCGCCGCGACCGGCGAGGCCGGTCTCAAGGCACTGCGTGCGTTCCGCCCCGATCTCCTGCTGCTCGACCTGATGCTGCCCGCCATGAGCGGCGTCGAGGTGTGCCGCCGGGTGCGTGCGGCCGGCCAGTTGCCGATCATCATGCTGACCGCGCGCGGTGACGACACCGACATCGTCGTCGGGCTGGAGGCGGGCGCGGACGACTACATCGTCAAGCCCGCCCGCAGTGAGGTCATCGAGGCTCGTATACGCGCCGTGCTGCGCCGCGTCGAAGGCCCGGTCGACGCGAGGCCCGCCGTTGAGCACCACGGTGAACTCGACATCGACCGCGCCGGTCACAGCGTCGTCAAGTCGGGCGACCAGATCGCCCTGGCGCCCTCCGAACTGAAGTTGTTGCTGCACCTGTCCGCCGTGCCGGGACAGGTCTTCAGCAGACAGCGGCTCCTGGAAGAGGTCTGGGAACACAGCTACCACAGTGACGTCCGGCTGGTGGACGCCTGTGTGCGCCGGCTGCGCGCCAAGATCGAGGACCCGTCCCGGGATCCCCGGTACATCCAGACCCTGCGGGGCTTCGGCTACCGCTTCGGTCCGCTGTGA
- a CDS encoding HAMP domain-containing sensor histidine kinase, whose product MPGATAAFGLRTRLVIAFLLVAAVSAVTTAALTYREARSAVLVRAQDTAVVSFREEVERFAPGLPLDVESLRWDLFDIAARAKPHPWIVFAEYGSLRVSSGDRSVSGVLTAELRRTALTSPHGSFERVVKDGSAYLTIAMPVMTRVVAGGGAVPSGLVLFAVMPMTNEEVDIDALVTAARDGALPGLAVALVPALLSARSVLRPVRELRRAAHSMGGGQLDTRIPVHGRDELADLARTFNESAARLERSVQELRDAGARARRFASDVSHELRTPLAGMLAVTDVLDEDAAALAPDTARAVRLISAETGNLAVLVEDLMEISRFDARAAELNADEVDAAEAVRSTLSGRQWLGRVRGELPDGFRIRLDPRRFDVIVANLVGNALRHGAEPVTVRLSAHKGALITEVHDSGPGIAPDALPHIFDRFYKADTARSRSSGSGLGLAITEENVRLHGGTIRAENPPGGGALFTVELPFDGPASGSDAPAGPSPAHRAGPRDSGDRTGATA is encoded by the coding sequence ATGCCCGGGGCGACCGCCGCGTTCGGGCTGCGCACCCGGCTGGTGATCGCGTTCCTGCTGGTGGCCGCTGTCAGCGCTGTCACGACCGCCGCGTTGACCTATCGGGAGGCGCGCAGCGCGGTCCTCGTGCGTGCGCAGGACACCGCCGTCGTCTCCTTCCGCGAGGAGGTCGAGCGGTTCGCCCCCGGCCTGCCCCTGGACGTGGAGTCGTTGCGGTGGGACCTCTTCGACATCGCGGCGCGCGCCAAACCGCATCCGTGGATCGTCTTCGCCGAGTACGGCTCGTTGCGCGTCTCCTCAGGTGACAGGTCCGTCTCCGGTGTGCTGACCGCGGAGCTTCGCCGCACCGCGCTCACTTCGCCGCACGGCAGCTTCGAGCGGGTCGTCAAGGACGGGAGCGCGTATCTGACGATCGCCATGCCGGTGATGACCCGGGTCGTCGCCGGCGGCGGCGCGGTGCCGAGCGGCCTGGTCCTCTTCGCCGTGATGCCCATGACGAACGAGGAGGTGGACATCGACGCCCTGGTGACCGCTGCCCGCGACGGCGCGCTGCCGGGGCTGGCCGTGGCCCTGGTGCCCGCGCTGCTCTCGGCGCGCAGCGTGCTGCGCCCCGTCCGTGAACTGCGGCGTGCCGCACACTCCATGGGCGGCGGGCAGCTCGACACACGTATCCCCGTACATGGCCGGGACGAGTTGGCCGACCTGGCCAGGACGTTCAACGAGTCGGCGGCCCGCCTCGAACGCTCGGTGCAGGAGTTGCGGGACGCCGGGGCACGGGCCCGGCGCTTCGCCTCGGACGTCTCGCACGAGTTGCGCACCCCACTCGCCGGTATGCTCGCCGTCACGGACGTGCTGGACGAGGACGCCGCGGCACTCGCCCCGGACACCGCGCGGGCGGTGCGCCTGATCAGCGCCGAGACCGGCAATCTGGCCGTACTGGTGGAGGATCTGATGGAGATCTCCCGCTTCGACGCCCGCGCGGCGGAGCTCAACGCCGACGAGGTGGACGCGGCGGAGGCCGTGCGCAGCACCCTGTCCGGCAGGCAGTGGCTCGGCCGGGTCCGCGGGGAGCTGCCCGACGGCTTCCGGATACGCCTGGACCCGCGTCGCTTCGACGTCATCGTGGCCAACCTGGTCGGCAACGCCCTGCGCCACGGTGCCGAACCGGTCACCGTGCGGCTGTCGGCACACAAGGGTGCGCTGATCACCGAGGTGCACGACAGCGGCCCCGGGATCGCACCGGACGCGCTGCCGCATATCTTCGACCGTTTCTACAAGGCGGACACCGCACGTTCCCGCTCGTCGGGCAGCGGCCTCGGGCTGGCGATCACGGAGGAGAACGTACGGCTGCACGGCGGCACGATCCGCGCGGAGAACCCGCCCGGCGGCGGAGCGCTGTTCACGGTGGAACTCCCCTTCGACGGGCCCGCGTCCGGGAGCGACGCGCCGGCCGGTCCGTCGCCCGCACACCGTGCGGGGCCGAGGGACAGCGGAGACCGGACGGGGGCCACCGCGTGA
- a CDS encoding S8 family peptidase: protein MTGPASAKISGLDTESPVAAKELGAAGRTQHTVTLITGDRVLVDSRGRAGGIQRAKGREDIPFFTQTYEGRTYVVPRDARRLIADGTLDQRLFDITALAKPESRKANRAGLKVIVGYRGSAAESARAEVRSSDGTTVRRTLSALDADAVTTATTDSTGALWDALTRQRSDGSAATASGISRIWLDGVRKATLDRSTGQIGAPAAWARSYDGTGVKIAVVDTGIDATHPDLAGKVVAERNFSGSADAKDHVGHGTHVASTAAGTGAKDPRFKGVAPGARLINAKVLDDRGIGDDSSIIAGVDWAVAQGADIISMSLGSPDTVGIDPMEAQVNKISAEKGILFAVAAGNSGPGQGTVASPGSADAALTVGAVDDNDLIADFSSVGPRTGDGAVKPDITAPGVGITAAAAAGTAGQNPPGYISMDGTSMATPHVAGAAAILKQKNPTWTGAQIKAVLTGSAKGSSQSVFQQGSGRLAVDKAIDQTLVSEPGSVSLGTQPWPHTDDTPVTKQVTYRNNGTADVTLDLSLAEPTGGDGKPAAAGFFTLGAQRVTVPAGGTASVDLTADTRLGGTVDGSYSATVVASGGGQTVRTAAAAERESESYDVTFKTIGRDGEPSTGWQADLKGYRESAAGRRFFPDLSSGSTTVRLPRGTYSLAANMLVDPAAPHKGADLINNPQLSVTGPTTVTLDARTTRPVTFKVPDAAARPTRAGMMNTLSTPETYIIEGADFSSFDNVRTAYQGPKMDDGSLAQQWSANWARGTTEYNVLTGGPVQELATGYSKTYTAKDMALVKAKIGSSVPGLDGALAAHGLLDWGGGFDAPFAVQSAPGTRNVYLSTADGAAWNIVAGVLGEKDATGYRGFDSAYELGGPQRFTAGKTYTEDYNIGVMGPRMNADEGIVRDGDDIFGAFPLVSDGAGHSGFAEYSGASTTIHRNGELYVQKDAAIDQEPFTLPSDSAAYTVSTTIHRNPKFNRTGTRIDASWTFHSARTESPTVLPVSTVRFLPQLALDSTAPAGSRLTVPVKVQGAAAGANLKTLRVLVSYDGTTWLPTPVTADRIEVRAPAKDKAISLKAVVTDKDGNRSTVTIHHAFFGK, encoded by the coding sequence ATGACCGGCCCGGCATCGGCGAAGATCAGCGGTCTGGATACGGAATCCCCGGTTGCGGCCAAGGAGTTGGGGGCAGCGGGCCGGACTCAGCACACCGTCACCCTGATCACCGGGGACCGGGTCCTCGTGGACTCCCGCGGCCGGGCAGGCGGAATCCAGCGGGCGAAGGGGCGGGAGGACATACCCTTCTTCACCCAGACCTACGAGGGCCGTACCTATGTGGTGCCGCGTGACGCCCGCCGGCTGATCGCCGACGGCACGCTGGACCAGCGGCTGTTCGACATCACCGCACTCGCCAAGCCGGAGAGCCGCAAGGCCAACCGGGCCGGACTCAAGGTGATCGTCGGCTACCGGGGATCGGCGGCCGAGTCCGCCCGCGCCGAGGTGCGTTCCTCCGACGGCACCACCGTCCGCCGGACCCTGTCGGCCCTCGACGCCGATGCCGTCACCACAGCCACCACCGACAGCACGGGCGCGCTGTGGGACGCCCTGACCCGTCAGCGGAGCGACGGTTCGGCGGCCACGGCCTCCGGCATCTCGCGGATCTGGCTGGACGGCGTACGCAAGGCGACGCTCGACCGCAGCACCGGTCAGATCGGTGCCCCGGCCGCCTGGGCCCGCTCGTACGACGGCACGGGTGTGAAGATCGCTGTCGTGGACACCGGAATCGACGCCACCCACCCGGATCTGGCGGGCAAGGTGGTGGCGGAGCGGAACTTCAGCGGCTCCGCGGACGCCAAGGACCATGTCGGTCACGGCACGCACGTGGCCTCCACCGCGGCCGGTACGGGCGCGAAGGACCCGCGGTTCAAGGGCGTTGCGCCCGGGGCCCGGTTGATCAACGCCAAGGTGCTGGACGACCGGGGCATCGGCGACGACTCCAGCATCATCGCGGGGGTCGACTGGGCCGTCGCCCAGGGCGCCGACATCATCAGCATGAGCCTGGGCAGCCCCGACACCGTCGGGATCGACCCGATGGAAGCCCAGGTCAACAAGATCTCCGCGGAGAAGGGCATCCTGTTCGCGGTAGCCGCGGGCAACAGTGGCCCGGGACAGGGCACGGTCGCATCGCCGGGCAGCGCCGACGCGGCCCTGACCGTCGGCGCCGTCGACGACAACGACCTGATCGCCGACTTCTCCAGCGTCGGGCCCCGCACCGGGGACGGCGCCGTCAAGCCCGACATCACCGCGCCGGGCGTGGGGATCACGGCGGCCGCGGCGGCGGGCACCGCGGGACAGAACCCTCCCGGATACATCAGCATGGACGGCACGTCGATGGCGACCCCGCACGTCGCGGGCGCAGCGGCGATCCTCAAGCAGAAGAACCCCACCTGGACGGGCGCACAGATCAAGGCGGTCCTGACCGGATCGGCCAAGGGCAGCTCCCAGTCGGTCTTCCAGCAGGGCTCGGGCCGGCTCGCCGTCGACAAGGCGATCGACCAGACGCTCGTCTCCGAACCGGGATCCGTCAGCCTGGGCACCCAGCCGTGGCCGCACACCGACGACACCCCCGTCACCAAGCAGGTGACGTACCGGAACAACGGCACCGCCGACGTGACCCTCGACCTGTCGTTGGCGGAACCCACCGGCGGGGACGGAAAGCCCGCGGCGGCCGGGTTCTTCACCCTCGGAGCGCAGCGGGTCACGGTCCCGGCGGGCGGCACCGCCTCCGTGGACCTGACGGCCGACACCCGCCTCGGCGGTACGGTCGACGGCTCGTACTCGGCCACGGTCGTCGCGTCCGGGGGCGGCCAGACCGTGCGCACCGCGGCAGCCGCGGAGCGCGAGAGCGAGTCGTACGACGTCACCTTCAAGACCATCGGACGGGACGGCGAGCCCAGCACCGGCTGGCAGGCCGACCTGAAGGGCTACCGCGAGTCCGCCGCAGGCCGGCGGTTCTTCCCGGACCTGTCGTCGGGCTCCACCACGGTCCGGCTGCCGCGCGGTACCTACAGCCTCGCCGCCAACATGCTGGTCGACCCCGCGGCCCCGCACAAGGGCGCCGATCTGATCAACAATCCGCAGCTCTCGGTGACCGGTCCCACCACGGTCACCCTCGACGCCCGGACCACCCGGCCGGTGACCTTCAAGGTGCCGGACGCGGCCGCACGCCCCACGCGCGCCGGAATGATGAACACCCTGAGCACACCCGAGACCTACATCATCGAGGGGGCCGATTTCAGCAGCTTCGACAACGTCCGCACCGCGTACCAGGGTCCCAAGATGGACGACGGTTCCCTCGCCCAGCAGTGGTCCGCCAACTGGGCGCGGGGCACCACCGAATACAACGTCCTCACCGGCGGCCCGGTCCAGGAGCTGGCCACCGGCTACAGCAAGACCTACACGGCCAAGGACATGGCCCTGGTGAAGGCGAAGATCGGGTCGTCCGTACCCGGCCTTGACGGTGCCCTCGCGGCGCACGGCCTACTGGACTGGGGTGGCGGCTTCGACGCTCCCTTCGCCGTGCAGTCGGCACCGGGAACGCGGAATGTGTATCTGTCCACGGCCGACGGGGCCGCCTGGAACATCGTCGCGGGTGTACTCGGCGAGAAGGACGCGACGGGTTACCGCGGCTTCGACTCGGCGTACGAGCTCGGCGGGCCGCAGCGGTTCACCGCGGGGAAGACCTACACCGAGGACTACAACATCGGTGTCATGGGACCGCGGATGAACGCGGACGAGGGGATCGTCCGCGACGGCGACGACATCTTCGGCGCGTTCCCGCTGGTCAGTGATGGGGCGGGCCATTCCGGGTTCGCCGAGTACTCCGGTGCGAGCACCACCATCCACCGCAATGGCGAGCTGTACGTGCAGAAGGACGCCGCCATCGACCAGGAGCCCTTCACCCTGCCGTCGGATTCCGCCGCGTACACGGTGTCGACCACGATCCACCGGAACCCGAAGTTCAACCGCACCGGGACCCGGATCGACGCCTCGTGGACCTTCCACTCGGCCCGCACCGAGAGCCCGACCGTGCTCCCGGTCTCCACGGTCCGTTTCCTGCCGCAGCTCGCGCTGGACTCCACCGCTCCGGCGGGCAGCAGGCTGACCGTCCCCGTCAAGGTGCAGGGCGCGGCGGCCGGTGCCAACCTGAAGACCCTTCGGGTCCTGGTGTCGTACGACGGCACGACGTGGCTGCCCACCCCGGTCACGGCGGACAGGATCGAGGTCCGCGCCCCGGCGAAGGACAAGGCGATCTCGCTGAAGGCCGTTGTCACCGACAAGGACGGCAACCGGTCGACCGTCACGATCCACCACGCCTTCTTCGGCAAGTGA
- a CDS encoding L,D-transpeptidase, whose amino-acid sequence MRSADTSGRTGGPSAGGDRAAAVRGRGVRAGLRCGAVRRRIAVLAVVGAGLTAALPGTAAAAAGAEACTAATGPYQRPMEEYLERTVDGAQSPEDCAAIRTFQRSRSITPADGYANLVTYRTMTAVKAGADPNAAGDCPQRSYRVTCVDLDRQLLWVQTGKNVVFDPVPIRTGRDDEETRTGWHAVYWRDRDHVSTIYNNAPMPYSQFFDGGQALHGRPDGLFDGGGSAGCVNLRLADAAALWDLLDIDDALYIWGTKPGTAD is encoded by the coding sequence ATGAGGTCTGCGGATACCAGCGGACGTACGGGAGGGCCGTCCGCAGGAGGCGACCGGGCGGCAGCGGTACGGGGGAGGGGCGTACGGGCGGGGCTTCGGTGCGGTGCGGTGCGGCGGCGGATCGCGGTGCTGGCCGTGGTGGGCGCGGGACTGACGGCAGCGCTGCCCGGGACGGCGGCGGCCGCGGCCGGGGCGGAGGCGTGCACCGCCGCCACCGGCCCCTATCAGCGGCCCATGGAGGAGTACCTGGAGCGGACCGTCGACGGTGCGCAGTCCCCCGAGGACTGCGCGGCGATCCGTACCTTCCAGCGTTCCCGGTCGATCACCCCCGCCGACGGTTACGCCAACCTCGTCACGTACCGGACGATGACGGCCGTCAAGGCAGGCGCCGACCCCAACGCCGCCGGTGACTGCCCCCAGCGCTCCTACCGCGTCACCTGCGTCGACCTCGACCGTCAGCTCCTGTGGGTCCAGACCGGCAAGAACGTGGTCTTCGACCCCGTACCGATCCGCACCGGGCGCGACGACGAGGAGACCCGGACCGGCTGGCACGCCGTCTACTGGCGCGACCGCGACCACGTCTCCACGATCTACAACAACGCGCCCATGCCTTACTCGCAGTTCTTCGACGGCGGCCAGGCCCTGCACGGGCGCCCCGACGGTCTGTTCGACGGGGGCGGTTCGGCGGGCTGTGTGAACCTGCGGCTCGCGGACGCGGCGGCCCTGTGGGACCTGCTGGACATCGATGACGCGCTGTACATCTGGGGCACCAAGCCGGGCACGGCCGACTGA